TTCGTCCTTGCCGCGGTCTTCCACCATCATGTAGAGCTCTTGTTCGCTCATCCAGGATTCGGCTTCACTGGCATCGAAGAAGTATTGCTGGGCGCGTTCGGAAGCCAAAAGTTTGGCTCGTCGGCTATCCATGGCATCTTTCAGAGTCTAAAtacgaaaatttaaaacaatgtAGACCAAACAAATGATTAAAGTTTGAGATATCCCCTTACCTGCCAAGTGTCGAGCAATTCTTCGATAAGTGTGGAGAACTCTTGGGCATCGGCGTGTTCCTCGTCGATCAACTTTTGTCCGTTGTTGCAAACCATGTGAATGCGCTGTTCATGGTTGTCGATCTCTGTTCTCAATGactgattcttcttcttcaaaacgttgacgttgaagAGCGAGTTGCCATTGTCGCTGGCAGTGGCTAGCGGCATTTTGTCGGCGATCCACAATTTCTCGTCTTCGACATCTCGTCGGAACTGGTAtgcttccttcttcttttccaagtCGCGTTGCCGCTTGATTAGAGGTGCTTTAAGTTCGTCGAATCTTCTTTCGACGGCttccttcttttgttgaaTGTCTTCCACCTTTTCGGGCGTCATACGTTCCAAATATTCAGCCTGGGCGCCTAACTCGGACACTTGCTGAGCCTTGATTGCCATCTGCGTTTCAATCATCTGCTGCTTCTGCATCAAGATGTTGACGGAGGCCAAATCTTCGCCAGTGCCGCCAGTCACCATCTGTTTCTCCAGGTCAGACATCCAGGTATCGATGTCATCGCAGGTTTGCTCGTAGAGGACTTGACGATTGGCGTCGAACAAGCGTTCGCCCTTTTCGCGTGTCGTCCTCTCTAGGTCGTCAAACTGGTGACTCAACTCCTGAAAAATTAGATAGTCACAATTAACAACCAACGAATAACAATTTCATATAACTTTCAATCGAAAACTCACCTGGATGCGTGGTTCGATAGTGGAGATGATCTCTGGTTTTTCATTGATTAATTGCTCTCCAGATTGTTGGATGTGGTAAAGTCGATCTTTGTTAGAGGCAATTTCAGCCTCGAAGGCCTGATGGCGAGTCCATTTCGAGTGGACAGTCTTGGCACTACGATAGGTCTCGTCTTGGGCGATGATGTTCTTCTCTTGGATCCATTCGGAAAGCTCTTCGCAGTCTTGCAAGAACTGTTGAAGCTGAAGGGCATCGCGAAGCTTCTCCATAAGCTGGACGGCACGCTGGCGGTTAGCCTCACGGCGTTCGCTAATGTTTTCGGCCTTACGCTGGGCTTTGTCGGCCGCGAAATGGCCTTCATCCTCCAAGCGCTGGGCGAACTGGATCACGTTATTGACCTTGTCGTCGTTTGCGTCCATGGTGGTAAGGAATGCTTCGTGGCGCTTGATGGCATTTTCTGCTTGCTCCAAATTGGCTGGCATTTCATCCTAAATCAGCAGCTCATGATAAACATTTCTGTTCAAGTTATAGTGATCAATCTTCATACCTTGGACAGGACGTGCTCCTGGTGAGCCAGAAGAACTTCTGCTTGCTTGGCATCGCGCAAAAACATTTGGAGGTTGAGAGACTGCGAGAGCAATTGCTGGCGGTTCTCCCACATCTGGTGCAATTCCTCCCAGCCATCGCGAAGGGCCTTGAGTCTCTCGCGCAAAAACATGTACTGCGGGTCATCAGATGCTGTCTCTTCGGCTGTGATACGCTCACCATAGTCCATCATACGCGAATAGTCATCTGTGTAGTTGTCAATCTCTTCACGAATGCCCTGGTGCTGGCTCAAAAGCTTCTCGGCTTCCGCCAAAGAAGCAGGGATGTCTTCAGAGGCAACATCTGTTTGGGTCTTGGTCAACCAAGCTTGGAAGTGATCCAAGTCACGCAGGAAACGGTGCAGGTCGCCGGCCTCCTCCAACTTGGCATCGCGTTCCTTCAGCATCTGAGTCAAGTTCTCCCAAACGGAGCGGATCTGTCCCAGACGTTCGTGGATAAccgcatcttcttctggatgCTCCACGCCAATCTTTTCGGCTTCCTTGTCAAGCGAGTCTAGTTTGGCTTGGATGGCGGCAAGGTCACGTTCCATGCCAGACAAGCGACGTTGCAACGTCATGATGCCAGTCAGATCCATCTCCAGACTGTCGGTGGATTGCAGAATGCGAATCTTGTCCTCGATCCACAGGATGGTTTCACGGCATTCGATATGGAAAGTCTGGACACCGTGGGCAGACTGAAGTTCGTCCCTCTTGGCTTCCGCTCGGTCGCGAAGCTCGGCCCAGCGAGCGTTAAGTTGATTTTGACGGGCAACGATGTCTTCCGAGTTCGGGTGTTCAACATGGAGTAACTGGCGGGCAAGCTGATTGACGACTGCCACACGGGAAGCATTGGCATTCATCTCCCGATCAAAGCCATCATAACGATGACGCATGACCTCTACGTCTTCAATGTCCTTGGCTGGTACCATCGTTTCCAACATACGTTCCTTCTCGCCGATCCACTGTTCGACTCCGTCAGCTTCAGAAAACAGTTTGTATAGCGAGAGGGCATCTAGCAAACGTTGTTTCCGCAATTTAGCCAATTCCATCAGCTCCCTATAGCGACGTTCAATGCTGGCCAAACGTTCCACGACTTCGGCGGAGGTACGATCCTGTTCACCGAGTTCTTCAGACTGTTCCTTAAGGGCATCAATAGTGGATGCATAATTCTTAAGCTCCTCGGTAACATCCTTGTGCTTCTTGAGGAGTGACTGGACGTTGGCCTCGTCACGGCCGACATCTTCGCTGGAAACCAGACGCAAAACATCCAGCATCCAGGTGTCAACATCATCGGCATCAGTGAAAAACTGGTGATAGCTGACGGCTTCCTCCAAACGCTTGCGTCGGTAGGCGGCCGTTTCGCATAGGTGATTCCACATATCTACCATCTCTGTGATGCGTTCTTGAATCTTTTCCGAGCCTGATTATGtttaaaacataacaataaaTTTCATAAAAATGATTTCTACAATAAGATGACATACCGAAATGTTCCTGTTGAATAAGTTCTTCGCCGACATTGACTACCGAATAAAGGGCCGGCTCATGACTGGCAATATCTTCTTCGAGCGCCTTGTGTTTGGAGATGAGTAGATGAATAGTAGTCAAATCATGACCAATATCTCCAGTCGACAATATctgttccttttctttgatccaattttcttcatctGCCATGTCCCAGTAAAACTGCCAAAGTTTACGGCTTTCTTCCAAGCGAGCACGGCGTTCGACGGCCAATTTGACCAGTTCGGCATAAGCATCCTGATCAGTCATCGTCACATTAGAAAAGCAGAGAAatccaaaatttttatttgaaaaattaccTCGAGTTGCTGGACGCGATCGACAATAATGGCGGGGTCACACGGGCCGAATCCACCGGTAGCTTCGGTTTCCAAGAATCGCTGAGAGTGTTGAACAACCATCTTGACACGCTCTCCCAAAACATTGATGTCGGCTTCGACTAGGGCATGCTTTTGCAGCAAGTCCTCGACACCCATCAAATGTTTGCCATAATCTTCCGAAAGGAGACGGACTTTGAGCTCTTCCATCGAATCCAGGATGTACAGCATTTCCTTTTATGAAACGATAAAATGATTAAACAATTATAGGCATCGTATAGTGTAAATAAATCAAACCTGGAAGTTTTGCTGCAGTTGGAGGGAAAGTTCTAAACGCATACGACGGGCTCTAAGCAGTTCAAGGAGATACTGCCACAGACGGAGAACGTTGTCTTTACGGGCGTTGATGCGATCGATGTCGTGGTAGTTTTCTGCCTCCAATTCCTGGGCAACGGCTACGACGGCCTGAACACGCTCTTCATAAGCAAGAATGTCCGTCTCGATAGCTTCGTGTTTCTTGGCGGCAGCTTCGACGGCAGCCAAGTCGAATCCGAAATTGTCCTGAGAGAGACGAACAAAAATTCACGAAATTATTCAGAAACAGGACGTTAGAGTTCCAAATACCTGTGAAACGAGTCGCTGGTTCTCGCTGAGCCAAGTCTCTCTCATGCCCGCCTTGCGATCGAAACGAGCAGCCAATTGTTCCAGCTTCTCTTGGCGAATGAGTTCCTCGCGGAGAGTGAGCTCACGTTCGTGTTCCGATTTCTCAAGACGTTCCCAGGCCTTGTTAATGTCAGAGATCATCTTGCCTTCTTTGGGGAAATAGGGTTTCTGGTTGTTGGCCCTCATCTTTGACTGAAGAGTGAAGAGCAACACTTCAAGGTTGCCCTTTTCCACAAACTTGGGCGGCTTTTCCAGCGTGCGATAGTTGTTGAATTGCAACAGCTGCTGCTGGACACCGGCCAGTGAATTGGCAAAATCGCGTTCGCTCAACGATTGGATTGTTGATTCGATCCAGCGAAGCAAGTCGCTCGTCAAAGTCTCGTATTCGGTGATCATGCGATCGTTTTCCATGGCGAGTCCGACTACTTTGCCGATACGTTTTCCTTGAACGGTTTCTTGCTTTAATTTGGAAAAGTAATGATAGTAGGTGACGACGTAGGTaatgattgatttttcatCAGGCTGGTCAACGTAAATGTCTTCGGCGTCGAGCAGCTTGGTCAGACCGAGTTTTTGCTCAGCCACGTTGAAGGCGTTGTTGAGGTTGAACATGGCGTTCGATTTGGACAGTTTGTCGTATTGAACCAGCTCTGGGCAGTGTTTGTGGATAATGGCGTTGAATGCCAAACCGTCGCGCCACGACGTCGTAAAGTTTCGAATATTAACGTTGTGGTAACCTGCCGTTTTCATTTGACACCACAATAGTAGGGCATCTTTGGCCGAACGTGTCTCGTGGTTGTCTGTCTCTTCGATCGTAATGTCTTGAATctggtattttaaattaaaaaaaaaagacaaacaggTTTATAAAAATATGTGATTGCAACTGCAGTGAGACATTGTACGTACCTGGAAACGAAGAATGATTGTCCAGATAAGACCAAGGGTCAAACGAGAACTGCCGTCGACGATATCGTGCGAGCCCATGTTTTCCAAATGGACACGCTGATCTCGAAGGAACTGCAGGGCTTTGTCTACGTTCTCTAGACAATGGATACGCATTTTGCCTTTGGTTGGACGCGgctaaaaacaaacacacaatttcaaataaagaatttaatcacaaaaaaaaaaaaagaaatgcatacCAAACGTTCACCGGATAGAACTTCCAATAGTTTTAAAAGCATTTTTCCATCACGGAGATCTGTATAAAGATCCCCTATGCGATTTCCGACGCGAACCAGATGAGAATTGACCCATTTCTGAAATGTCTTCTTTTGTACACTCTCGCGTTCATCTGTTTAAAATACAATCCACGCATTAGCATTCGATATACTGTCAAAGGATAGATCATTGAAATAAGGGAGTaagcagaaagaaaagtcGCAGGGTGTGGCACCTCGCAATTCTTTGACAACGACATCTATATAGTTGTCACACAGAGTAGACGTGGATCGCTTGTTATTATTGAGCACTTGCACATCAGGTGGTTCTGTCGTGGACAATACAATCGGAACTATCAAAACGGGTTGCACTCGATCGTTCGGACTGTCCTCATCGTCCGAACTATTGTCTTCACGTTGCACGGCCGATGAATAATTGGCTACCATTGCGTCCATTTCTTTAGCGACCGGACGATCAGCCCACGATGCAATGGAGAAACTAGCTCTCGGCTGCGCTACCTGATCGTCTCTACCGCCGCTATCGGACGTTGTGGCCCAACCAGAGCCTTGTTGATAAGACAAGCTGCAATCATCGTTGGGGTGCCAACTGAACCTTGGTTGTCTGGCAGGACTTTGTTCGGCTAGGGAGCGCTGAATGTCGGCCGCAACGCGAGCAACGTGCCAGCTACGGCGTTTGTTTGCCGTTGTGCCGGCACGTACTCGAACCACATCTGGCGTTACGTCGAcgtccatttgtttttcttaaacgCACAACTATTGAAAATACGACACCGGCCAGCCGAACAGGTGACCCGTCACTGTGTCGATGATGTTTAAGCTTTACTGGTTTCACGGGGTTCTGACATGAAAAATCTACCGCACTTCCGCACGCGGGCATGCATGATTATTTCACACTCTCTCATTCTCCCTCATCCCGAATGAAGGGAAACAGGGCGATTGTAAGCCGGATTTTGACGCCCTCCGATAAAAACATCCCGTGACAAACGGGAACCACCGACcgaaatttttcattttaacgcgtgtaaaaaaaaaatgttggtggCAGTGTTGGTTATTGTTATCAACGTTATGTTATCTGGGGTTTGGTCGTTTTTagaaattacaaaaaaaaaaaaaggttcactGTTGAACGAGCTGAACGATCGGCTACGCGTCCCAAACGACTCTCTCCCACTGATTTGCAGGTATCgtgccatttttattttttagaatttaaTATTCATAGGCGATCGTTCAGAAGGTATAGGAG
The nucleotide sequence above comes from Daphnia carinata strain CSIRO-1 chromosome 3, CSIRO_AGI_Dcar_HiC_V3, whole genome shotgun sequence. Encoded proteins:
- the LOC130693213 gene encoding spectrin beta chain-like produces the protein MDVDVTPDVVRVRAGTTANKRRSWHVARVAADIQRSLAEQSPARQPRFSWHPNDDCSLSYQQGSGWATTSDSGGRDDQVAQPRASFSIASWADRPVAKEMDAMVANYSSAVQREDNSSDDEDSPNDRVQPVLIVPIVLSTTEPPDVQVLNNNKRSTSTLCDNYIDVVVKELRDERESVQKKTFQKWVNSHLVRVGNRIGDLYTDLRDGKMLLKLLEVLSGERLPRPTKGKMRIHCLENVDKALQFLRDQRVHLENMGSHDIVDGSSRLTLGLIWTIILRFQIQDITIEETDNHETRSAKDALLLWCQMKTAGYHNVNIRNFTTSWRDGLAFNAIIHKHCPELVQYDKLSKSNAMFNLNNAFNVAEQKLGLTKLLDAEDIYVDQPDEKSIITYVVTYYHYFSKLKQETVQGKRIGKVVGLAMENDRMITEYETLTSDLLRWIESTIQSLSERDFANSLAGVQQQLLQFNNYRTLEKPPKFVEKGNLEVLLFTLQSKMRANNQKPYFPKEGKMISDINKAWERLEKSEHERELTLREELIRQEKLEQLAARFDRKAGMRETWLSENQRLVSQDNFGFDLAAVEAAAKKHEAIETDILAYEERVQAVVAVAQELEAENYHDIDRINARKDNVLRLWQYLLELLRARRMRLELSLQLQQNFQEMLYILDSMEELKVRLLSEDYGKHLMGVEDLLQKHALVEADINVLGERVKMVVQHSQRFLETEATGGFGPCDPAIIVDRVQQLEDAYAELVKLAVERRARLEESRKLWQFYWDMADEENWIKEKEQILSTGDIGHDLTTIHLLISKHKALEEDIASHEPALYSVVNVGEELIQQEHFGSEKIQERITEMVDMWNHLCETAAYRRKRLEEAVSYHQFFTDADDVDTWMLDVLRLVSSEDVGRDEANVQSLLKKHKDVTEELKNYASTIDALKEQSEELGEQDRTSAEVVERLASIERRYRELMELAKLRKQRLLDALSLYKLFSEADGVEQWIGEKERMLETMVPAKDIEDVEVMRHRYDGFDREMNANASRVAVVNQLARQLLHVEHPNSEDIVARQNQLNARWAELRDRAEAKRDELQSAHGVQTFHIECRETILWIEDKIRILQSTDSLEMDLTGIMTLQRRLSGMERDLAAIQAKLDSLDKEAEKIGVEHPEEDAVIHERLGQIRSVWENLTQMLKERDAKLEEAGDLHRFLRDLDHFQAWLTKTQTDVASEDIPASLAEAEKLLSQHQGIREEIDNYTDDYSRMMDYGERITAEETASDDPQYMFLRERLKALRDGWEELHQMWENRQQLLSQSLNLQMFLRDAKQAEVLLAHQEHVLSKDEMPANLEQAENAIKRHEAFLTTMDANDDKVNNVIQFAQRLEDEGHFAADKAQRKAENISERREANRQRAVQLMEKLRDALQLQQFLQDCEELSEWIQEKNIIAQDETYRSAKTVHSKWTRHQAFEAEIASNKDRLYHIQQSGEQLINEKPEIISTIEPRIQELSHQFDDLERTTREKGERLFDANRQVLYEQTCDDIDTWMSDLEKQMVTGGTGEDLASVNILMQKQQMIETQMAIKAQQVSELGAQAEYLERMTPEKVEDIQQKKEAVERRFDELKAPLIKRQRDLEKKKEAYQFRRDVEDEKLWIADKMPLATASDNGNSLFNVNVLKKKNQSLRTEIDNHEQRIHMVCNNGQKLIDEEHADAQEFSTLIEELLDTWQTLKDAMDSRRAKLLASERAQQYFFDASEAESWMSEQELYMMVEDRGKDEISAQNLMKKHQTLELAVEDYAETIRQLGETSTQLIAEGHPDSDQIAVRQAQVDKLYAGLRDLAQERRAKLEEALQLFMLSREVDDLRQWIADREVVAGSHELGQDYDHVTLLWERFKEFARDTETIGTERVAAVNEIADQLMGARHSDAATIAEWKDDLNEAWADLLELIDTRTQMLAASRELHKFFHDCKDVLGRIVEKQNTLSDELGRDAGSVSALQRKHQNFIQDLQTLQSQVQGVQEDSQRLQTAYAGDKAREITGREGEVVNAWLQLQALCEGRRQKLADTGDLFRFFSMVRTLVLWIDDLIRQMNTTEKPRDVSGVELLMNNHQSLKAEIDARGDNFSACIALGKELLSRGHYATNEIKEKLVTLTNQRNSMLHRWEERWEHLQLILEVYQFARDAAVAEGWLMAQESYLMSHELGHTIDEVENLIKKHEAFEKSAAAQEERFAALERLTTMECILHGDHVGGGDGSGALVGNHPSWHPGYFHPVVGPPFRSLLRSISDQTPSPACIKELLEESTFHHEDDPSLISNNTSASSSLHLSRLSHSSCVSDTSSSSSSDASASGDKLKKRRKYRRKRSIKRQKMALKNSQDGSSGKAESPSAAYCEEWIYSTSNQQEVNKRLTFAGLSEAEQSEFCDEPPVRRNSLDSDVKKRPKKNTSWLNIWQNLLRISSKPTKKVQEPIAVEINPAGGRISILPSISEGGPSETQSAHSIPSITNCSVAPSSASGSLTACIAQTNTTSPKYELKELKRRQEDDERQRAEELAAQQAALAAIHSPPEGTNQDQTDGDTSPSEPISGSTDKDPTTEATEGRASPKAEQAKPAPVHAKVDATSSPSYSTSRQTVPVSPSSPADPSTTASSTSRSARPSASSRTPTTITTTTSPPKGKGSRSRSKSPFRSFRWKKSSKSQLPSGGGSASDDEAGYDDEEERRSSVAGGDDVYEGTVNRKHEWESTTKKASSRSWDKVYLTLRQGDLAVYKDQKCARATPDVYYRNESPLDIRTAAADVAADYTKKRHVFRLKLANGGEYLFQAKDDEEMNGWVSKLQASTTAAVESAGSSRAQTMPAQATKEEPKKRSFFTLKKK